One Methanococcus voltae genomic region harbors:
- a CDS encoding stage II sporulation protein M, which yields MSKNVYAVLETFYAFKRQKYIIYATTAIFLISFIVSYYMILYNVMGCGDFGNTVFQSLAPQFEQFRNMGFIDLTIAIIINNLFVIFLNLILTIFSLIILVFNSFVLAYVASISDLPTFLLLVIPHGIFEIPGFILSSSAGIIVFIGILRWIKDSKFHKIYLQDALRIFVVSVILIVIAGIIEGTVTFSIAKALV from the coding sequence ATGAGCAAAAATGTTTATGCAGTATTGGAAACATTTTACGCATTTAAAAGGCAAAAATACATCATATATGCAACAACAGCGATATTTTTAATTTCTTTTATAGTGTCATATTATATGATATTATATAACGTGATGGGCTGTGGAGACTTCGGAAATACCGTATTTCAGAGTTTAGCACCTCAATTCGAACAATTTAGAAATATGGGGTTCATAGATTTGACTATTGCAATAATTATAAACAATCTATTTGTTATATTTTTAAACTTGATATTAACAATATTTTCATTGATTATATTGGTATTTAATTCGTTTGTATTAGCATATGTTGCTTCTATTAGTGATTTACCAACCTTTTTGTTATTGGTGATCCCACATGGAATATTTGAGATACCGGGATTTATACTATCTAGTAGTGCAGGGATTATTGTATTTATCGGTATTTTAAGGTGGATAAAAGATTCTAAATTCCATAAAATATATTTGCAGGACGCTTTAAGGATATTTGTTGTTTCTGTTATCTTAATAGTAATTGCAGGAATAATTGAGGGCACAGTTACATTTTCAATTGCAAAAGCGCTCGTATAA
- a CDS encoding DUF4013 domain-containing protein — translation MGFGDDYIINPLKYAISNIKALLIFAILEFIPLAMFLIMLVTIVTPFISKSAVDMGQMSPESFVMLMFSLGVGFVIFLFFGIIIDLIISIFLNGYIMKILSTTIQGEQKLPDWENWKELFSKGFVFFIGSVILSIVFFLLNLGFEIIDYMGTFLLAYSDIGIFALFVSLIVLFFKLILSIIQAIYTPLALSNYAHTEEFKAFFEVKKIVKMMSLKWLAILIVATIVALIIELPLYALIVFAIVFGIITESLMLATVLGVVGILYASITLPLVSVYIYRCYGTYYKKINEELEYYDLEE, via the coding sequence TTGGGATTTGGAGACGATTATATTATAAATCCTTTGAAATATGCCATAAGTAATATTAAAGCACTTTTAATATTCGCAATACTCGAATTTATACCACTTGCAATGTTTTTAATAATGTTGGTGACAATAGTGACCCCATTTATTTCCAAATCTGCAGTTGATATGGGACAAATGTCACCGGAATCTTTCGTAATGTTGATGTTTTCATTGGGTGTCGGTTTTGTTATTTTCCTCTTTTTTGGAATTATAATCGATTTGATAATATCCATATTTTTAAATGGCTATATTATGAAAATATTGAGCACTACAATCCAAGGAGAACAAAAACTACCGGACTGGGAAAATTGGAAAGAATTATTTTCTAAAGGTTTCGTATTTTTCATAGGTAGTGTAATTTTAAGTATTGTATTCTTCTTACTTAATTTAGGTTTTGAAATTATAGATTATATGGGTACATTTTTGCTCGCGTATTCTGATATAGGAATATTTGCGTTATTTGTTTCACTAATAGTCTTGTTCTTCAAACTTATACTTTCAATAATCCAAGCAATATATACGCCCCTTGCTCTTTCTAACTATGCCCATACAGAGGAATTCAAAGCATTTTTTGAAGTTAAAAAAATAGTTAAAATGATGAGTTTAAAGTGGCTAGCAATACTTATTGTTGCGACCATTGTGGCTTTGATAATCGAGTTACCATTATATGCCTTAATAGTTTTCGCAATAGTTTTCGGAATTATAACCGAAAGCCTTATGTTGGCAACTGTTTTGGGCGTAGTAGGCATACTTTATGCTTCAATAACCCTACCATTAGTTTCCGTATACATATACCGGTGTTATGGAACTTATTATAAAAAAATAAATGAAGAATTAGAATATTATGATTTGGAAGAATAA
- a CDS encoding phosphatidylglycerophosphatase A, translated as MDDKNITNLIDNQYIMKKLAKYAVNSELLLDSGMKMCICEDDEQEKIKNEFYKILHISVQNPNVYTLLICAILMDEEGKAGNMPFDYESDPTYIYTDEVIGMSIANEIAGTKGTFNFKWYDAKKPGIIGKLDKEGYMYLDDAVAGLVAGCMSKLFENIN; from the coding sequence ATGGATGATAAAAATATTACAAATTTAATCGATAATCAATATATAATGAAAAAATTGGCCAAATATGCCGTAAATTCAGAATTATTATTGGATTCAGGAATGAAAATGTGTATTTGTGAAGATGATGAACAAGAAAAAATAAAGAATGAATTTTACAAAATTTTACACATATCTGTACAAAATCCCAACGTCTACACATTATTAATTTGTGCAATATTGATGGATGAAGAGGGAAAGGCTGGAAATATGCCGTTTGATTACGAAAGCGACCCTACATACATATATACTGACGAAGTAATTGGAATGAGTATTGCAAATGAAATAGCAGGTACTAAAGGAACCTTTAATTTTAAATGGTATGATGCTAAAAAACCCGGTATAATTGGTAAATTGGATAAAGAAGGATACATGTATTTGGATGATGCCGTAGCAGGATTGGTCGCAGGTTGCATGTCTAAATTATTTGAAAACATAAATTAA
- the carA gene encoding glutamine-hydrolyzing carbamoyl-phosphate synthase small subunit produces MYAVLILEDGTVIQGKGFGAESEVLGELVFNTSMTGYVEVLTDPSYKGQIVTMTYPLEGNYGVEKEWYESEAIHSEGFVIKDLTSNELDDFLKEHSIPGIYGVDTRYITKKIRSKGVLKALLKSSKTEIKEDEIANLVKKVLEYQDISEIELVSKVSTTKKIVHNPNNENNNNNNKDAVKCVLIDCGVKSSIIDCLTERNCEVIQVPYNTTAKEILDEKPDFVLISNGPGDPELVTETIATIKQLIGKLPVTGICMGNQLLTLALGGKTYKLKFGHRGGNQPVKDLETGKVYMTSQNHGFATDYESIPEGYEIANINLNDNTVEGIHKLVVENESNTKMPVWSVQYHPEAGPGPHDARFLFDKMIEMALEYKN; encoded by the coding sequence ATGTACGCAGTTTTGATATTAGAAGATGGAACGGTTATACAAGGAAAAGGATTCGGGGCAGAATCCGAAGTTTTAGGCGAATTGGTTTTTAATACAAGTATGACTGGTTATGTGGAAGTTTTAACCGACCCTTCCTACAAAGGACAGATTGTTACTATGACATATCCATTAGAAGGAAATTACGGTGTAGAAAAAGAATGGTACGAGTCTGAAGCAATCCATTCAGAAGGTTTTGTCATAAAAGACCTTACAAGCAACGAATTAGACGATTTTTTAAAAGAACATTCAATCCCTGGAATTTATGGCGTAGATACAAGATATATCACCAAAAAAATAAGGTCAAAAGGTGTGTTAAAAGCACTTTTAAAATCTTCAAAAACTGAAATAAAAGAAGATGAAATAGCAAATCTTGTAAAAAAGGTATTAGAATACCAAGATATTTCAGAAATAGAATTAGTTTCAAAAGTTTCAACAACTAAAAAAATAGTTCACAATCCTAATAACGAAAATAACAATAACAATAACAAGGACGCAGTAAAATGTGTTTTAATCGATTGTGGTGTTAAATCAAGTATCATAGATTGTTTAACTGAAAGAAATTGTGAAGTTATTCAAGTACCTTACAATACAACTGCAAAAGAGATATTGGATGAAAAACCAGACTTTGTTTTAATTTCAAATGGTCCTGGAGACCCTGAATTGGTAACTGAAACAATTGCTACAATAAAGCAATTAATCGGCAAACTTCCAGTCACTGGAATTTGTATGGGTAATCAGTTATTAACTTTGGCGTTAGGTGGTAAAACTTACAAGCTTAAATTTGGTCACAGGGGTGGAAACCAACCTGTTAAAGATTTAGAAACTGGAAAGGTTTACATGACTTCACAAAACCACGGTTTTGCAACAGATTACGAAAGCATACCTGAAGGTTATGAAATAGCAAATATTAATTTAAATGATAACACTGTGGAAGGAATCCATAAATTGGTTGTAGAAAATGAAAGTAATACAAAAATGCCAGTTTGGAGTGTACAGTACCACCCAGAAGCAGGACCTGGTCCACACGATGCAAGATTTTTATTCGATAAAATGATAGAAATGGCATTAGAGTACAAAAATTAA
- a CDS encoding cobalamin biosynthesis protein has product MIKILYITKNGKVIGEKIKKVLEFYKYDCSIEYSKEFKPEGNEKGFIFIMATGITLRKYVLGELRDYIKDKTKDPFIIAVDEMGNNIIPLLSSHLGHGMYFSKLLGDELQINVSKTTASDVNNKIGIDVLSEKYFLETPSKKAILKINKAVLEYKPKLSIPISWKNSETEKLSESYELEYHDSKDSDLGHKYDSWIFEDTMVLKAKPICFGIGARKDIPSHKVYWTVKKACYLRNIPAWRINSFSTVEVKKNEKGIIYTASKFKKPLNIYSIDELNNIYNNFDKKGTLKRSEFVHKNIGTYGVSEPCAILDVLNHIDYNLDEHNKKDILESIDLILPKLKNDGVTVSICSTI; this is encoded by the coding sequence ATGATAAAAATTTTATATATTACGAAAAATGGCAAAGTAATTGGCGAAAAAATAAAAAAAGTATTGGAATTTTACAAATATGACTGTTCAATCGAATATTCGAAAGAATTCAAGCCTGAAGGAAATGAAAAAGGTTTTATATTTATAATGGCTACAGGAATAACCTTAAGAAAATATGTACTTGGAGAATTGAGAGATTATATTAAAGATAAAACCAAAGACCCGTTTATTATTGCAGTTGATGAAATGGGAAATAATATAATACCCCTATTATCAAGCCATTTGGGGCATGGCATGTATTTCTCTAAATTATTAGGCGATGAATTACAAATTAATGTTTCAAAAACCACTGCTTCGGACGTTAACAATAAAATTGGTATTGACGTACTCTCTGAAAAATATTTTTTAGAAACACCTTCTAAAAAAGCTATACTAAAGATAAATAAGGCCGTTTTGGAATATAAACCAAAGTTAAGTATCCCAATATCTTGGAAAAATTCAGAAACTGAAAAATTAAGCGAAAGTTACGAATTAGAGTATCATGATTCAAAAGATAGTGATTTAGGGCATAAATATGATAGTTGGATATTTGAAGATACTATGGTATTAAAAGCAAAACCAATTTGTTTTGGTATTGGTGCAAGAAAAGATATTCCAAGTCATAAAGTATATTGGACAGTTAAAAAAGCTTGTTACCTCAGGAATATACCTGCATGGCGTATTAATAGCTTTTCAACAGTTGAAGTGAAAAAAAACGAGAAAGGAATTATATATACTGCGTCAAAGTTTAAAAAACCATTGAATATCTACTCGATAGATGAATTAAATAATATTTACAATAACTTCGATAAAAAAGGTACTTTGAAACGTTCTGAGTTTGTACACAAAAATATTGGAACTTATGGAGTTTCTGAGCCTTGTGCAATCTTGGATGTACTTAATCATATTGATTATAACTTAGATGAGCATAATAAAAAAGATATTTTAGAATCTATTGATTTAATATTGCCTAAATTAAAAAATGATGGCGTAACAGTATCAATTTGTTCTACAATTTAA
- a CDS encoding ABC transporter permease: MNKLKLFNMSINMVKNSKLRSWLTIIGIVVGVASVITIISTGELFQDKVSETITSFGGSTISIHAQSNGESSIHDKDPELTRTDVMVLQGLPVVKYVNPKVSVFAEATYGTKKTNFYVEGVDPGVWPQISDQKLLEGRMFSPSDRNVILITKDVAENSFDREVGLNQMINLNGKSFRVIGILDDNRGMSSFFASGVYIPYKMAYEIPEKEGLSRTKKRDVYDSIEIKLVDDADYNYSMNSIKKALRTSRHVTESNEDFTIFSSKDILEGTKDILNYITIFLAFIAGIALLVGSLGIANTMFTSVLEKTKEIGIMKAIGAKNRDILMLFLFNSALIGLIGGMLGAIIGIVITQIVAYAIAMQMQTPYEFVISINGIIISLAVSILAGLISGVVPAYNASKLKPVDALRHD, encoded by the coding sequence GTGAATAAATTAAAACTATTTAACATGTCAATAAACATGGTTAAAAACAGTAAATTAAGAAGCTGGTTAACCATAATAGGAATCGTAGTTGGCGTGGCTTCAGTTATTACCATAATTTCCACGGGTGAATTATTCCAAGATAAAGTTTCCGAAACTATTACAAGCTTCGGAGGTAGCACGATATCTATACATGCGCAAAGCAACGGTGAAAGTTCTATTCATGATAAAGACCCCGAACTTACCCGTACTGATGTAATGGTGCTACAAGGTCTGCCCGTTGTGAAATACGTTAATCCGAAAGTGTCGGTTTTTGCAGAAGCCACGTATGGAACTAAAAAGACTAATTTTTATGTAGAAGGTGTTGACCCAGGAGTTTGGCCTCAAATATCCGACCAAAAATTGCTTGAAGGTAGAATGTTTTCACCATCCGATAGAAATGTAATTTTAATTACGAAAGATGTCGCAGAGAATTCATTCGATAGAGAAGTTGGTTTAAACCAAATGATAAATTTAAATGGAAAGTCTTTCAGAGTAATTGGTATTTTAGATGATAATAGGGGAATGAGTAGCTTTTTCGCATCTGGAGTATATATTCCATACAAAATGGCTTATGAAATACCTGAAAAAGAAGGATTGTCAAGAACTAAAAAAAGAGACGTTTATGATTCTATAGAAATCAAATTAGTTGATGATGCGGATTATAACTATTCAATGAATTCAATTAAAAAAGCTCTTAGGACTTCAAGACACGTAACCGAATCTAACGAAGACTTTACGATATTCTCTTCAAAAGATATATTGGAAGGTACAAAAGATATATTGAATTACATAACAATATTCCTGGCATTTATTGCGGGAATTGCCTTACTCGTAGGCTCTTTAGGTATTGCAAACACCATGTTTACTTCAGTTTTGGAGAAAACAAAGGAAATAGGTATTATGAAAGCAATAGGTGCTAAAAATAGGGATATATTAATGTTATTCTTATTTAATTCAGCATTAATTGGTCTAATTGGCGGTATGTTGGGGGCAATAATCGGAATTGTAATTACTCAAATCGTAGCTTACGCAATAGCAATGCAAATGCAAACACCATATGAGTTCGTAATCAGTATAAACGGTATTATAATATCATTGGCTGTATCAATACTTGCAGGACTTATTTCTGGAGTTGTACCTGCTTATAACGCTTCAAAATTGAAACCTGTAGATGCTCTAAGACACGATTAA
- a CDS encoding DUF4013 domain-containing protein: MGFGDDYVINPLKYTISNIKALLIYTVLGFIPLALLLIVVLTTGISLISQYGSSMDSMTPETIIMLLTTAGIGFLIWLIVSILISLATNGYIVKLIKTTVEGEQKLPEWEEWGDLLTKGLIFVIGSFLVAVAFSIISTILALPFDYLRIPAIAGLISIIVSVFQMLYTPLAASNYAYTEQFTAFFRVKEITEMMSLKWLAILIVVIIVSIIMMIPTFALVAGFVMSIIGGSYEMSAIIGILAAILAAFTSSIVSFYGYRCYATYYKSVIGNPIGRMVFNKVEHADMDESTKDMD, encoded by the coding sequence ATGGGATTTGGAGATGATTATGTTATAAATCCTTTGAAATATACAATAAGTAATATTAAAGCACTTTTGATATATACGGTATTGGGATTTATACCCTTGGCTTTATTGTTGATAGTAGTATTAACAACTGGAATATCACTTATTTCGCAATATGGTTCAAGTATGGACAGTATGACGCCTGAAACAATAATAATGTTGTTAACAACTGCAGGAATTGGGTTTTTAATATGGTTGATTGTATCTATATTAATCTCCTTAGCTACAAATGGTTATATTGTAAAATTAATAAAAACTACGGTAGAAGGGGAACAAAAACTACCAGAATGGGAAGAATGGGGCGATTTATTAACTAAAGGTCTTATATTTGTAATTGGTAGTTTTTTAGTGGCTGTAGCATTCTCTATAATAAGTACTATACTTGCATTGCCATTTGATTATTTGAGAATACCTGCAATTGCGGGACTTATATCTATTATCGTATCCGTATTCCAAATGCTTTATACGCCATTAGCAGCTTCTAACTATGCCTATACAGAGCAGTTCACGGCTTTCTTTAGGGTTAAAGAAATAACTGAAATGATGAGTTTAAAATGGCTTGCAATACTAATTGTAGTGATTATTGTGTCTATTATAATGATGATACCTACATTCGCATTAGTTGCAGGCTTTGTAATGTCTATAATCGGCGGTAGCTATGAGATGAGTGCTATTATAGGTATATTAGCAGCAATATTAGCAGCATTTACATCTTCGATAGTTTCATTCTATGGATACAGATGTTATGCTACATACTATAAGTCCGTAATAGGCAACCCTATCGGTAGAATGGTGTTTAATAAAGTAGAACATGCAGATATGGATGAATCTACAAAAGATATGGATTAA
- a CDS encoding methanogenesis marker 16 metalloprotein: protein MENCEKIIVTVEELKKMVKNNEEDKINEVDIVTCGTCGIMSGTMAIMHVPMSQKFRKAEKFTLNGINCNVGPCPNEYLGSVDITVNGTTHTEDYGGGFLFKDLIAGKEVVAKAYCDNVVYEKTLTLSEIPTAELIGTRMAFKNYVALTNLGEPVNTIFHRVALKKGEASFSGCGEYNPLQNMNTEYSNLFGKKILLNGSEGLILGYGTRYSAEKPNLMVSADMHNMDDYYIGGFHTSAGAEIYDTVALPIEMNEKNKEYLMTVDDEIVLPLTNVLGRELIKKANYSEAWSNTDLRPKVDLSKCTENKHRNGKIPLSKFCEAVALCPTKALENGIPSKDCFGCGVCATICHEGVYSMNMNTVGGIPVTCRQSDRVRALTLSKELKKRIEKGEFKL from the coding sequence ATGGAAAATTGTGAAAAAATTATTGTAACAGTTGAAGAATTAAAAAAAATGGTAAAAAATAATGAAGAAGACAAAATTAACGAAGTAGATATCGTTACTTGCGGTACTTGTGGTATAATGTCTGGCACCATGGCGATAATGCACGTCCCAATGAGTCAAAAATTTAGAAAAGCGGAAAAATTCACATTAAATGGAATTAATTGTAATGTTGGTCCTTGTCCTAATGAGTATTTGGGTAGTGTAGATATTACAGTGAATGGAACAACCCATACCGAAGATTATGGCGGTGGATTTTTATTTAAGGATTTAATAGCGGGAAAAGAAGTAGTAGCTAAAGCTTACTGTGATAATGTAGTTTACGAAAAAACATTGACATTATCTGAAATACCTACTGCGGAGCTTATAGGTACTAGAATGGCTTTTAAAAACTACGTTGCTTTAACAAACCTTGGAGAACCTGTTAATACAATATTCCATAGGGTTGCTTTGAAAAAAGGAGAAGCTTCATTTTCAGGCTGTGGAGAATACAATCCCCTTCAGAACATGAATACAGAATATTCTAATTTATTTGGAAAAAAAATCTTGTTAAATGGTTCTGAAGGTCTTATATTAGGATATGGTACAAGATATTCCGCAGAAAAGCCGAATTTGATGGTTAGTGCAGATATGCACAATATGGATGACTATTATATTGGAGGATTCCATACTTCTGCAGGAGCTGAAATTTATGATACAGTTGCGTTACCAATTGAAATGAACGAGAAAAATAAAGAATACCTCATGACTGTTGACGATGAGATAGTACTACCCCTTACAAACGTATTGGGTCGTGAACTAATCAAAAAAGCCAACTATAGCGAAGCTTGGAGCAATACTGATTTAAGACCAAAAGTAGACTTGAGCAAGTGTACTGAAAATAAACATCGCAATGGAAAAATACCTTTAAGTAAGTTTTGTGAAGCCGTAGCTTTGTGTCCAACGAAGGCTCTTGAAAATGGTATTCCTTCGAAAGATTGCTTTGGTTGTGGCGTTTGTGCCACCATATGTCATGAAGGTGTTTATAGCATGAATATGAACACTGTTGGAGGTATTCCTGTTACTTGCCGTCAATCTGATAGAGTTAGAGCGTTAACACTTTCAAAAGAGCTTAAAAAACGAATTGAAAAAGGAGAATTTAAATTATAG
- a CDS encoding potassium channel family protein, translating into MYIIVAGMGRVGSTLAKSLSEKNYDLVVIDSRKEVCDEVAGELDALVLNGDCTKVKTLENAGIEEADVFIAVTGNQELNLISGLIAKKHGVAKTIARVSEPSYKEVFESLGIDVIISPELVAAKYLEKLIDRPGVVDLAIIGRGDAEILELIIPPNSEVADKQIKELGAKDYVIIAIYEGNELKIPDGNTELKPYDRILLLAKSESLDTVRKTFSSGEL; encoded by the coding sequence ATGTATATTATCGTAGCAGGTATGGGTAGAGTTGGAAGTACGCTTGCTAAATCATTATCTGAGAAGAACTATGATTTAGTAGTTATTGATAGCAGAAAAGAAGTCTGTGACGAAGTTGCTGGAGAGTTGGACGCTTTAGTATTGAATGGGGATTGTACTAAAGTTAAAACTTTAGAAAATGCAGGAATTGAGGAAGCAGATGTATTTATTGCAGTAACTGGTAATCAAGAATTGAATTTAATAAGTGGTTTGATTGCAAAAAAACACGGTGTGGCAAAAACAATTGCAAGAGTGAGCGAGCCAAGTTACAAGGAAGTTTTCGAGAGTTTAGGAATTGATGTAATCATAAGTCCTGAATTAGTAGCTGCAAAATACTTGGAAAAGCTAATTGACAGACCGGGTGTTGTGGATTTGGCTATAATAGGTAGGGGAGACGCAGAAATTTTGGAATTAATCATACCACCTAATTCAGAGGTTGCAGATAAACAAATTAAGGAATTGGGTGCGAAAGATTATGTCATAATTGCAATTTACGAAGGTAATGAATTAAAAATACCTGACGGAAACACTGAATTAAAGCCTTATGATAGAATATTATTGCTAGCTAAGTCAGAGTCTTTAGACACTGTGAGAAAAACGTTTTCAAGCGGAGAATTATAA
- a CDS encoding DUF7411 family protein produces MDLELRKRALTSSKDALSLLNNKKLISKIDFDNLNKLHDDFWTDSLNISMTSNTNPTNDDNALDISNSKALVAFSGGVDSTVSAVLAKKLFKTDLITVYSPIIINDDRKHEISNLAQKLGLSHTFVDVDLSEIKENTIKKKYHPCGKCHTAIENTALTYALNNSYDYIIYGDMLSTGPLSIHYLKNGIIRLNMPSFLALEKNGSRKLLKHEKINIVQSYGCNLLKIANKNKNMQKFTIQRILREVRAQVITKEEGLKNIKDVIS; encoded by the coding sequence ATGGATTTAGAACTTAGAAAAAGAGCTTTAACATCTTCAAAAGATGCTCTGAGTCTATTAAATAATAAAAAGCTTATTTCAAAGATAGATTTTGATAATTTAAATAAATTACATGATGATTTTTGGACGGATTCCTTAAACATAAGTATGACTAGTAATACCAACCCTACAAATGATGATAATGCCCTCGATATTTCAAACTCAAAAGCTCTCGTAGCTTTTAGTGGTGGCGTAGATAGCACTGTTTCGGCAGTACTTGCAAAAAAACTGTTTAAAACTGATTTAATAACGGTTTATTCCCCTATAATCATAAATGACGATCGAAAACACGAAATAAGTAACTTAGCTCAAAAATTAGGGCTTTCACATACCTTCGTAGACGTTGATTTATCGGAAATTAAAGAAAATACTATTAAAAAGAAATATCACCCTTGTGGTAAGTGTCACACAGCAATAGAGAACACAGCATTAACTTATGCCCTAAATAATAGTTATGATTATATAATTTATGGGGATATGTTGTCTACAGGTCCTTTATCTATTCATTATTTGAAAAATGGTATTATTAGGCTAAATATGCCCTCATTTTTAGCTTTGGAAAAAAATGGTAGTAGAAAATTGTTAAAACATGAAAAAATAAATATTGTGCAATCTTATGGCTGTAATTTATTAAAAATAGCTAATAAAAACAAAAATATGCAGAAATTTACAATTCAGCGTATATTAAGGGAAGTAAGAGCACAGGTAATAACAAAAGAAGAAGGTTTAAAAAATATAAAGGATGTAATAAGCTAA
- a CDS encoding ATP-grasp domain-containing protein, with amino-acid sequence MFEEFKYYFENSEKKENKRNKKTEEDSNSIEFIDTNQFINFRSEEEILKYDIIISRVERDFLIKGLYVLKYIESINEKNSKNGLKTVKIINGSKAVETCQNKYLTYVKLNEVMPKSYLTFSKEFKAIKELIEKTIEYPVVVKPVYGGYGNNVLMARDSKELNNICDLINSSGGEIFLQEYIPYKHDLRVFVLGNEVIGCMERIPQDNWKANYSLGATIKEFEISEEIKKCVLNATKQLGAELVGVDVLITEKEFKILEMNITPQFSGMIHFVDVPKKIIEYCLNLSKKDSE; translated from the coding sequence ATATTTGAAGAATTTAAATACTACTTTGAAAATAGTGAAAAAAAGGAAAATAAAAGAAATAAAAAAACTGAAGAAGATAGTAATTCTATAGAATTTATAGATACAAACCAATTTATCAACTTTAGAAGTGAAGAAGAGATATTGAAATATGATATAATTATATCAAGAGTTGAAAGAGATTTTTTAATAAAAGGATTGTATGTGTTAAAATATATTGAAAGTATCAATGAAAAGAATTCAAAAAATGGATTAAAAACTGTAAAAATTATTAATGGTTCTAAAGCTGTTGAAACTTGCCAAAATAAATATTTAACATACGTAAAACTAAATGAAGTTATGCCAAAATCCTATTTGACATTTTCAAAAGAATTTAAGGCTATTAAAGAATTAATAGAAAAAACTATCGAATATCCCGTAGTTGTAAAGCCTGTTTACGGCGGTTATGGAAATAATGTACTTATGGCAAGAGATTCAAAAGAGCTAAACAACATTTGTGATTTAATTAACTCTTCTGGCGGAGAAATATTTTTACAGGAATATATCCCATATAAGCACGATTTAAGAGTTTTTGTCCTTGGAAACGAAGTTATCGGCTGTATGGAAAGAATACCCCAGGATAATTGGAAAGCAAACTATTCACTTGGTGCTACAATTAAAGAATTTGAAATTAGTGAAGAGATTAAAAAGTGCGTATTAAATGCCACTAAGCAATTGGGAGCGGAATTAGTGGGAGTAGATGTTTTAATAACAGAAAAAGAGTTCAAAATTTTAGAAATGAACATTACCCCTCAATTTAGCGGAATGATACATTTTGTAGATGTTCCTAAAAAAATAATAGAATATTGCCTGAATTTATCAAAAAAGGACAGTGAATAA
- a CDS encoding DUF483 domain-containing protein, with protein sequence MDIKYLYEKITNIESLEDEFPILKSHITRMDPFVLDEVIGRLRKQIYIVDKYNPVVRPAIDPFVSSELGIYRRLDDMELGKLLNYPKCCVNSFSEECRFGIDSEHLKDVDNLIKLLKTEDDKVIDSEDYKFFKQYIPNINDVYAIVLPSGFIPCSIMCKEAWENKLIGTVNQKEFKQLEELEKLLYCELPHLHGAYEEYFEKIVLDGKL encoded by the coding sequence GTGGATATAAAATATTTATATGAAAAAATAACAAATATTGAAAGCCTTGAGGACGAATTTCCCATTTTAAAAAGCCATATTACAAGAATGGATCCATTTGTGCTAGATGAAGTAATTGGAAGGCTAAGAAAACAGATTTACATCGTTGATAAATATAATCCAGTAGTTAGGCCCGCCATAGATCCTTTCGTTTCTTCGGAATTAGGCATATACCGACGATTAGATGATATGGAACTTGGAAAATTGCTAAATTACCCAAAATGTTGTGTAAACTCATTTTCCGAAGAATGTAGGTTCGGTATTGATTCAGAACATTTAAAAGATGTAGATAATTTAATAAAATTACTAAAAACAGAAGATGATAAAGTTATCGATTCTGAAGATTATAAATTTTTTAAGCAATATATTCCAAATATAAATGATGTATATGCTATAGTTTTACCATCAGGGTTTATACCTTGTAGTATTATGTGTAAAGAAGCCTGGGAAAATAAATTGATAGGAACAGTTAATCAAAAGGAGTTTAAACAGTTAGAAGAGTTGGAAAAATTACTTTACTGTGAATTACCTCACTTACACGGGGCTTATGAAGAATATTTTGAAAAAATAGTCTTAGATGGTAAATTATAG